The nucleotide window TATTCAGTTGGACCCACTGGTTTGTTTTTAAGAAATTTACTACAGTCTGATCTGTCATAGACATACACTTCTTTACCATCTTCAATTAGTGGTACAGTAAGAAAACTAAAATTGTTCAATGGTGAACCTATCTGTGCTATTTTGAAAGATCTAAACTGTAGAATCACATCAATACTTTGTTTACAAAAGATGAATTGAAACCATTCATTCCCCAAAAcaaaataggggaaaagaatGTAAGGTACACTTGTTGCTTTACATGAATGCCAGTTGTTGGACTGTGATTGGGCCACAAAGATCACCCAAAGATTGGGAAGACCAGATAGAGTCAGCTAGCAAAACATTGACTGCCTCTGTAGGGTCATAGAAGTCCCACCACACATGAGTTGTAGGCTCATCACAGACCATCTCTTCTGAAATACACCTAATCCTACCACCATACATTCCATAACCACAGCAAGCCCACCTGACTTCCTCAAACCCATACCGACCCGGATGGGTTATAATCTCCATCATCCCACTGTATACATCACAGAACACAATTTCTGCATCGGATAACTCCAAGCTGAGCTCAGAAAGTCTCTTGGAGAGCATGAGGTTGTACTGAACTATATGCTCATTGATCTCATCAACACAATGTCCATCCCCGGCCGCCGATCCAACCCGATACCTGTGAGACTCATACAAGATCCGTGGGCTGCAACCCAATGGTCCAATACCCATACACAGTATCTTCCTCGCATCTGCATTGTAAAGATCCTTAACCACCCCAACCATCTGGTTCACCAGAATCTGAGCGAACCCAGTTGGACCAAACCTCATCCTTACGTCAGAGAAATTACTGGAGAAGAGGTTGATGTAATCGTCTTTGCCAAAGGAAAGATAGAACAGAGAAGATTTTATGAGTTCTTGAACTTCTTCTCTACCCAGTTCGAGCTCTAACAACTGAATCGTCTCAAGAGCTTGTCGCAACTGCTGATTCAGAAAACCCAATTCACCGGCAGTTATGATCGTCGCCGGAGAAGAACCAAAATTCAAACCTGAGATGAGATCATCAGTTGTTCCATTTTGGCTGTCAAATTGGGAGATTTGAGGCAAACCCATCTTCTCAGCAAGCAATTGAGGAATGAGGGTTGGTTGGGAGCCATTACAGGGGAAAAGGAAAGAATCTTGACTGAAGAGACTGGGAAAGAAAGAGACATGGCCGCAACTCACAGAAGAATCTCCCATGATGAACATtgcagagagggagaggggttcTTGGGGAGTGGGTGCGACAGGGAATTGACCAAGAACAACGCCTGAAGCAACAAAGAAGAGggctagaagaagaagaagcacagCTACCCATTTGGATTTTCTTTGATCGATCATCTTATTGATGTTCTTCAATTTCTGCTGGTAGTCTCTGTCACTGAAGCATCTCTTGTTTCGCAATTTCGTCATCTTCTTGATTGAAGG belongs to Macadamia integrifolia cultivar HAES 741 unplaced genomic scaffold, SCU_Mint_v3 scaffold1921, whole genome shotgun sequence and includes:
- the LOC122065201 gene encoding GDSL esterase/lipase At5g08460-like; the protein is MTKLRNKRCFSDRDYQQKLKNINKMIDQRKSKWVAVLLLLLALFFVASGVVLGQFPVAPTPQEPLSLSAMFIMGDSSVSCGHVSFFPSLFSQDSFLFPCNGSQPTLIPQLLAEKMGLPQISQFDSQNGTTDDLISGLNFGSSPATIITAGELGFLNQQLRQALETIQLLELELGREEVQELIKSSLFYLSFGKDDYINLFSSNFSDVRMRFGPTGFAQILVNQMVGVVKDLYNADARKILCMGIGPLGCSPRILYESHRYRVGSAAGDGHCVDEINEHIVQYNLMLSKRLSELSLELSDAEIVFCDVYSGMMEIITHPGRYGFEEVRWACCGYGMYGGRIRCISEEMVCDEPTTHVWWDFYDPTEAVNVLLADSIWSSQSLGDLCGPITVQQLAFM